From a region of the Thermosulfurimonas sp. F29 genome:
- the hisD gene encoding histidinol dehydrogenase: protein MRIFREESRAGRRFLERLIHRGERIPLRVERSVRKILSEVRRRGDEALVDFTRRFDCPDFTADRLRVSEEEIRNAYREVSPELLSALRLAIENVRAFHERQREESWFFTREGVFLGQMVRPVASAGLYVPGGAGGQTPLVSTVVMTAVPARVAGVERIVMVSPPDREGRLHPALLVAAAECGVTEIYRVGSAWAIGALAYGTETIAPVSVIAGPGNIYVTVAKKLLYGEVGVDLVAGPSEVLIVADESAPPEHLAWDLLAQAEHDPLATAVLLTPSWRLARRVREALAGALPRLPRREVAEASLRKRGGLVVTRSLESAIDLANRVAPEHLELAVADPFALLPRIRNAGAVFLGHHTPEALGDYVAGPNHVLPTLGAARFTSALSVSVFLKKTGLLSYEAAALRREGPAVLTLAETEGLSAHAEAVRVRLRNSP from the coding sequence ATGAGGATTTTCAGGGAGGAATCCCGGGCCGGGAGGCGGTTTCTGGAAAGGTTGATCCATCGGGGTGAGAGGATCCCTCTGCGCGTCGAGCGCTCGGTGAGGAAGATCCTCTCCGAGGTGCGGCGCCGGGGGGACGAGGCCCTGGTGGACTTCACCCGGCGTTTTGACTGTCCGGACTTTACCGCGGATCGACTCCGGGTATCCGAGGAGGAGATCCGGAACGCCTATCGGGAGGTCTCTCCGGAACTTCTCTCCGCCCTGCGGCTGGCCATTGAGAATGTGCGGGCCTTTCACGAAAGACAGCGGGAGGAATCCTGGTTCTTCACCCGGGAGGGGGTCTTTCTGGGACAGATGGTGCGCCCGGTGGCCTCGGCGGGGCTCTATGTGCCCGGAGGGGCCGGTGGCCAGACCCCTCTGGTCTCCACGGTGGTCATGACCGCGGTGCCGGCGCGGGTGGCCGGGGTGGAGCGTATCGTGATGGTCTCCCCCCCCGATCGGGAGGGGAGACTGCATCCGGCCCTGCTGGTGGCCGCGGCCGAATGCGGGGTCACGGAGATCTACCGGGTGGGAAGCGCCTGGGCCATAGGGGCGCTGGCCTACGGTACGGAGACCATCGCTCCGGTTTCGGTCATTGCCGGCCCGGGCAACATATATGTCACCGTGGCCAAGAAACTCCTTTACGGGGAGGTGGGGGTGGATCTGGTGGCCGGTCCCAGCGAGGTCCTCATCGTGGCCGACGAGTCGGCCCCTCCGGAACACCTGGCCTGGGATCTGCTGGCCCAGGCCGAGCACGACCCCCTGGCTACGGCGGTGCTTTTAACCCCTTCGTGGCGACTGGCTCGCCGGGTGAGGGAGGCCCTCGCCGGGGCCCTTCCCCGCCTTCCCCGACGCGAGGTGGCCGAGGCCTCCCTCAGAAAACGGGGCGGGCTGGTGGTGACCCGGAGCCTGGAATCGGCCATCGATCTGGCCAATCGCGTGGCCCCGGAGCATCTGGAGCTGGCCGTGGCCGATCCCTTCGCCCTGCTTCCCCGGATAAGGAACGCCGGGGCGGTCTTCCTGGGGCACCACACCCCGGAGGCCCTGGGCGATTATGTGGCCGGCCCCAACCATGTGCTTCCCACCCTGGGGGCGGCCCGGTTCACCTCCGCCCTCTCGGTCTCGGTCTTTCTAAAGAAGACCGGTCTGCTTTCCTACGAGGCCGCGGCCCTGAGACGCGAGGGCCCCGCGGTGCTCACGCTTGCCGAGACCGAGGGCCTTTCCGCTCACGCCGAGGCCGTGCGCGTACGCCTCAGGAATTCTCCTTGA
- a CDS encoding 1-acyl-sn-glycerol-3-phosphate acyltransferase has product MEIFLRNLILALFLLTSVPAFGTVAILIALVEKRKVLAHRVAWLWCRIVLRISGVRIEVEGLERLDPEKRYVFFANHRSQMDIPVLEEVLRPFEIRFLAKRNLFRIPFFGWGLSALGYIPVEREDPREGLRSLIACAERVRAGYSVVVFPEGTRSADGRLLPFKTAGFLIPIRAGVPAVPVAILGTEKILPKGKLIVRPGRVRVIIGEPIPTQGLSSRDKEKLARKVRNFVEGFIPPAGP; this is encoded by the coding sequence ATGGAGATTTTCCTGCGCAACCTGATCCTGGCCCTCTTTCTTTTGACCTCGGTGCCGGCTTTCGGGACGGTGGCCATCCTCATAGCCCTGGTGGAAAAACGCAAGGTTCTGGCCCATCGGGTGGCCTGGCTCTGGTGCCGGATCGTGCTCCGGATCTCCGGGGTGAGGATCGAGGTGGAGGGACTGGAGCGTCTGGATCCGGAAAAACGGTATGTATTCTTCGCCAACCACCGGAGCCAGATGGACATCCCCGTGCTGGAGGAGGTCCTGCGCCCCTTCGAAATCCGCTTCCTGGCCAAAAGGAACCTCTTTCGAATCCCCTTTTTCGGCTGGGGGCTTTCGGCCCTGGGCTACATCCCCGTGGAGAGGGAGGATCCCCGGGAGGGTCTCAGGAGCCTCATCGCCTGTGCGGAGAGGGTCAGGGCCGGCTACTCCGTGGTGGTCTTTCCGGAGGGGACCCGCAGTGCGGACGGGCGACTGCTACCCTTCAAGACCGCGGGGTTCCTCATCCCCATTCGGGCCGGAGTGCCGGCGGTGCCGGTGGCCATCCTGGGCACGGAGAAGATCCTGCCCAAAGGAAAACTTATCGTGCGCCCCGGAAGGGTGCGGGTGATAATAGGGGAGCCCATCCCCACCCAGGGGCTGAGCAGCCGGGATAAGGAGAAACTCGCCCGTAAGGTGCGAAACTTCGTGGAAGGGTTCATTCCCCCCGCAGGGCCATGA
- a CDS encoding HD domain-containing protein, giving the protein MGRIPTLEECYELLAREGVPRHIVRHCERVAQVGVFLARELVRAGQPLDVFLVAAGGLLHDLTKHHSLRTGENHAESARRRLRALGFPEVAEVVGNHIFLKPGPPGTPIRADELVYYADKRVRHEEIVTLKERFVDLRERYGRRPSSWVRIWRLEELTRLLERRIFRFLPFGPEEVLRLNRVEDVRGCLTAWLYSPGESPRKERSL; this is encoded by the coding sequence ATGGGGAGGATTCCGACCCTGGAGGAGTGCTACGAATTGCTTGCGCGGGAGGGGGTTCCCCGGCACATCGTGCGTCACTGTGAGCGGGTGGCGCAGGTAGGGGTCTTCCTGGCCCGGGAGCTGGTTCGGGCGGGTCAGCCCCTGGATGTCTTTCTGGTTGCGGCCGGAGGATTGCTTCACGATCTCACCAAGCACCATTCCCTGCGGACCGGGGAGAATCACGCCGAAAGCGCCCGGCGGAGGCTTCGCGCTCTGGGGTTCCCCGAGGTAGCCGAGGTGGTGGGGAACCACATCTTTCTGAAACCCGGGCCTCCGGGGACCCCCATCAGGGCCGACGAACTGGTGTACTATGCGGACAAACGGGTTCGGCACGAGGAGATCGTCACCCTGAAGGAACGCTTCGTGGACCTCAGGGAACGCTACGGAAGGAGGCCCTCCTCCTGGGTGCGCATCTGGCGCCTGGAGGAACTCACCAGGCTCCTCGAGCGGCGGATCTTCCGGTTTCTTCCCTTCGGTCCGGAAGAAGTTCTGCGTTTAAATCGGGTGGAGGATGTGCGAGGATGCCTTACCGCGTGGCTTTACTCGCCGGGGGAATCTCCCCGGAAAGAGAGGTCTCTTTAA
- a CDS encoding (Fe-S)-binding protein, with product MSILRPDFRLEPSSCYVDARCPRYRVVVPAEEDLAPLMPYLNAAARVVYYDPGEPVLIFRLGRYKVAVRRDHVQVAPVSDLEEGRRARDEAEAFLEEILRRRGEIQPRFEPRRLPPALTIYRYLPRTNCGRCGEPSCLAFAAKLSSGEAELKDCPPLQEAPHSRDRRKLEELLGEG from the coding sequence ATGTCGATACTGCGCCCGGACTTCAGACTCGAGCCCTCCTCGTGTTATGTGGATGCGCGGTGTCCGCGCTACAGGGTGGTGGTGCCGGCGGAGGAGGACCTCGCTCCGCTCATGCCCTACCTTAACGCCGCCGCCCGGGTGGTCTATTACGATCCCGGGGAACCGGTGCTGATCTTCCGGCTGGGACGCTACAAGGTGGCGGTACGGCGCGATCATGTGCAGGTGGCGCCGGTGTCTGACCTTGAGGAGGGGCGCCGGGCCAGGGACGAGGCGGAGGCCTTCCTTGAGGAAATCCTCCGGCGGCGGGGAGAAATTCAGCCCCGGTTCGAACCCCGCCGCCTTCCCCCGGCCCTGACCATATACCGCTATCTCCCCCGGACCAATTGCGGTCGCTGCGGGGAACCCTCCTGTCTGGCCTTCGCCGCCAAACTTTCCTCCGGTGAGGCGGAACTCAAAGACTGCCCTCCCCTTCAGGAGGCCCCGCACTCCCGGGATCGCCGGAAACTGGAAGAACTCCTGGGTGAGGGCTAA
- a CDS encoding desulfoferrodoxin family protein: MKRRAFVKGLAGLVLVGVAPPARAGEKNYLRLRNPRNPSLLEKKHVPGVEVPLRVKAGEWFEVRVRVGYLVEHPSTPTHWITWIALLCNGRKIAEVRFPEGGPLASVATFRIRLKESAVLEAVENCNLHGTWISEPVKVEVS; encoded by the coding sequence ATGAAGAGACGAGCTTTCGTTAAGGGTTTGGCGGGTCTGGTCCTGGTGGGGGTGGCCCCTCCCGCCCGGGCCGGGGAGAAGAATTATCTGCGTCTGCGCAATCCCCGCAATCCTTCCCTGCTTGAAAAGAAGCATGTTCCCGGGGTGGAGGTTCCTCTGCGGGTGAAGGCCGGGGAGTGGTTTGAGGTTAGGGTTCGGGTGGGTTACCTTGTGGAGCATCCCTCCACTCCAACGCACTGGATCACCTGGATAGCCCTTTTATGCAATGGTCGGAAGATAGCGGAGGTCAGGTTTCCCGAGGGAGGTCCTCTCGCCTCTGTGGCCACCTTCAGGATTAGACTGAAAGAAAGCGCCGTTCTGGAGGCGGTGGAGAACTGTAATCTTCACGGGACCTGGATTAGCGAGCCCGTGAAGGTGGAGGTGAGTTAG
- a CDS encoding lipopolysaccharide kinase InaA family protein, protein MRIFEIEPNWREVLEAVGLASFEALWETSFPPLKRKTDREILRFELAGRPLYLKRYFRFGWREFRTGAEREWWAARELARRGFGVPEPVAFGLERNWRPRRALSLFVGAPGERLEDLLRRSPEAYREILPVLVETAVRFHGEGFSHQDFYLCHLFWDGGRLVLIDLQRVRRSERPRIRWIVKDLAELFYSARTVLGPVSPDFERDFLSAYARFHPWIQSPGVIKKIEKKIRRIAAHDAKLKARGGA, encoded by the coding sequence ATGAGAATTTTCGAGATTGAACCGAACTGGCGGGAGGTCCTTGAGGCGGTGGGGCTGGCCTCCTTTGAGGCCCTGTGGGAGACCTCTTTTCCCCCTCTCAAGCGCAAGACCGATCGGGAGATACTCAGGTTCGAGCTTGCGGGTCGTCCCCTTTACCTCAAGCGTTACTTTCGTTTCGGGTGGCGGGAATTTCGCACCGGTGCAGAGAGGGAGTGGTGGGCGGCACGGGAGCTGGCCCGCCGGGGGTTCGGGGTGCCGGAGCCGGTGGCCTTCGGTCTGGAGAGGAACTGGCGCCCCCGCCGCGCCCTGAGCCTCTTCGTCGGAGCCCCCGGGGAGCGTCTCGAGGACCTCCTGCGCCGAAGTCCCGAGGCCTACCGGGAGATCCTTCCGGTTCTGGTGGAGACCGCGGTCCGTTTCCACGGAGAGGGTTTTTCTCACCAGGACTTCTACCTCTGTCACCTCTTCTGGGACGGAGGGCGGCTCGTCCTCATCGACCTCCAGAGGGTGCGCCGGTCCGAAAGGCCCAGAATACGATGGATCGTCAAGGATCTCGCCGAGCTTTTTTACTCGGCCAGAACGGTCCTGGGGCCCGTTTCCCCGGACTTCGAAAGGGACTTCCTTTCCGCCTACGCCCGATTCCATCCCTGGATTCAGAGCCCGGGGGTGATTAAAAAGATAGAAAAGAAGATCCGGAGGATAGCGGCGCACGATGCGAAACTCAAGGCCAGAGGCGGGGCTTAG
- a CDS encoding D-alanine--D-alanine ligase, translated as MPYRVALLAGGISPEREVSLKGGAAVERALRALGHEVVRFDPPGDLPELAARAREFDAAFLVLHGPGGEDGTIQGFLDSLGLPYQGAGVLGSALAVHKGLSRLLYQTAGLPVPPGRCFSREGQDEIPPFCESLGFPVVVKPATQGSSLGLSVVKGPEDLPRALAEAFALDDEVVVERFLRGRELTVGVLGEEALPVVEIIPERCEYFDYETKYTPGAAREICPADLPEDIAARAREYALRAHRALRLRHYSRTDMIAMEGEIYLLETNTIPGMTETSLLPLAAGVAGLSFEELVERLLLMALRGE; from the coding sequence ATGCCTTACCGCGTGGCTTTACTCGCCGGGGGAATCTCCCCGGAAAGAGAGGTCTCTTTAAAGGGCGGGGCCGCGGTGGAGCGGGCCCTGCGCGCTCTGGGGCACGAGGTGGTGCGTTTCGACCCCCCGGGGGATCTTCCCGAACTTGCCGCAAGGGCCCGGGAGTTCGACGCCGCCTTCCTGGTGCTTCACGGACCCGGGGGGGAGGACGGAACCATCCAGGGTTTCCTGGATTCCCTGGGCCTTCCCTACCAGGGGGCCGGCGTGCTGGGTTCGGCCCTGGCCGTGCACAAGGGGCTTTCCCGTCTCCTTTATCAGACCGCGGGGCTTCCGGTGCCGCCCGGAAGGTGTTTTTCCCGGGAAGGACAGGACGAGATCCCGCCCTTCTGCGAGAGTCTCGGTTTTCCGGTGGTGGTGAAACCGGCCACCCAGGGTTCGAGCCTGGGACTATCGGTGGTTAAGGGCCCGGAGGATCTCCCCCGGGCCCTTGCGGAGGCCTTTGCCCTGGACGACGAGGTGGTGGTGGAGCGTTTCCTCAGGGGGCGGGAGCTCACCGTGGGGGTCCTGGGAGAGGAGGCCCTCCCGGTGGTGGAGATCATTCCGGAAAGATGCGAGTACTTTGATTACGAGACAAAGTACACCCCCGGAGCGGCCCGGGAGATCTGTCCGGCCGACCTGCCGGAGGACATTGCCGCGAGGGCCCGGGAATACGCCCTGAGGGCCCATCGGGCCCTCAGGCTCAGGCACTACAGCCGCACGGACATGATCGCGATGGAGGGAGAGATTTATCTACTCGAGACCAATACCATTCCCGGCATGACCGAGACCAGTCTGCTGCCCCTTGCCGCAGGGGTGGCGGGTCTCTCCTTCGAGGAGCTGGTGGAGAGACTCCTTCTCATGGCCCTGCGGGGGGAATGA
- a CDS encoding bis-aminopropyl spermidine synthase family protein, with product MSEIDRIRKQVLRTLKLGPKSFWELINYQDGHIAVFFEVVNRLLEEGLIGYRDYRFHLRKEVPYRPFADTVCRTCGLGVELRGFWEDLYRRFMEVTRDRPLPTSDYDQGFVRPVDTVRRVAYIYQRGDLEEAEIFILGDDDLLSVAMGLTGMPRRIVVVEIDRRINRFIQDFARRENLPWIEVYDYNVIEALPEGLKRAFDVFVTDPVETKKGLKLFVGRCLEALKGPGAVGYMGFTHREASLRKWFEFEKFILSAGLVITDILRDFAIYPERENQWEHFYDTYEIMKKLELPLPEVDWYKSSFVRFEVVEGPRVPEFEPPKDLRELYFDEESWATPLPSYLKENS from the coding sequence GTGTCCGAGATAGATCGAATAAGAAAACAGGTATTAAGGACCCTGAAGCTCGGTCCCAAATCTTTCTGGGAACTTATCAACTATCAGGATGGCCACATCGCCGTCTTCTTTGAGGTCGTAAACCGGCTCCTGGAAGAGGGGCTGATAGGTTACAGGGACTACAGATTTCACCTTCGAAAGGAGGTCCCCTACCGGCCCTTTGCGGATACCGTGTGTCGCACCTGCGGTCTGGGGGTGGAACTCAGGGGTTTCTGGGAGGACCTTTACCGGCGGTTCATGGAGGTTACCCGGGATCGCCCCCTTCCCACCAGCGATTACGACCAGGGTTTCGTGCGCCCGGTGGACACCGTGCGCCGGGTGGCCTACATCTACCAGCGCGGCGACCTGGAGGAGGCCGAGATCTTCATCCTGGGCGACGACGACCTCCTCTCCGTGGCCATGGGACTCACCGGGATGCCCCGTCGCATCGTGGTGGTGGAGATAGACCGGCGCATCAACCGCTTCATTCAGGACTTCGCCCGCCGGGAAAACCTCCCCTGGATCGAGGTTTACGACTACAATGTGATTGAGGCCCTTCCCGAAGGCCTGAAACGGGCCTTTGATGTCTTCGTAACGGACCCGGTGGAGACGAAAAAGGGGCTCAAGCTCTTCGTGGGGAGGTGTCTGGAGGCCCTCAAGGGACCCGGGGCGGTGGGCTACATGGGCTTCACCCACCGGGAGGCCTCCCTGCGCAAGTGGTTCGAGTTCGAAAAGTTCATCCTTTCCGCCGGGCTGGTGATAACCGACATCCTGCGGGACTTCGCCATCTATCCGGAAAGGGAGAATCAGTGGGAGCACTTTTACGATACCTACGAGATCATGAAAAAGCTGGAGCTACCCCTTCCGGAGGTGGACTGGTACAAGAGTTCCTTCGTGCGGTTTGAGGTGGTGGAGGGGCCGCGGGTGCCGGAATTCGAGCCCCCAAAGGACCTGCGGGAGCTTTACTTCGACGAAGAATCCTGGGCCACCCCGCTTCCCTCCTACCTCAAGGAGAATTCCTGA
- a CDS encoding radical SAM protein gives MDVLLVNPWIYDFAAYDLWLRPYGLLRLGGLLRTRGYRVALLDLLDPFHPELPRRPRRKAFGTGHFYREVIPRPAHLGEVPRTFARYGIPPALAEEELRSLAPPRLILLTCLQTYWYPGALAAYRLLRKHFPKTPILLGGIYARLCPDHAQRSFPDAEVVAEHREEAILSRIRNLIEPGGEPSPRDYPVFDLQRRLPYAVILTGRGCPFRCAYCASGILFPEFERRPPEEVFREILFWHERYGVRDFAFYDDALLVDFEGHLGVVLERVLSRGLAVRFHAPNALHARFLSAEVARLLRRAGFVTVRLGLETLDRRYDRKVSREEFEAAVAALREAGYRREEIGVYLLFGLPGQSLFEVREAAEYVASVGARPILAEYSPVPGTPLFEEAETRSRYPLSEDPLFHNNSLFPAFPDPDWEAIEELKVYVRALGA, from the coding sequence GTGGATGTTCTCCTGGTCAATCCCTGGATTTACGATTTTGCCGCCTATGACCTGTGGCTCAGGCCTTACGGACTCCTGCGCCTGGGCGGGCTCCTGCGGACCCGGGGCTACCGGGTGGCCCTTCTGGATCTCCTGGATCCCTTCCATCCGGAGCTGCCCCGTCGTCCCCGGAGAAAAGCCTTCGGCACCGGCCATTTTTACCGGGAGGTGATCCCGCGGCCCGCGCACCTGGGAGAGGTCCCCCGCACCTTCGCCCGTTACGGTATCCCCCCGGCGCTGGCCGAAGAGGAGCTGCGGAGCCTGGCCCCGCCCCGGCTCATCCTCCTCACCTGCCTCCAGACCTACTGGTACCCCGGGGCCCTTGCGGCCTATCGCCTCCTCCGGAAGCATTTTCCGAAGACCCCTATCCTTCTGGGGGGAATCTACGCCCGGCTCTGTCCGGATCACGCCCAGCGGAGTTTCCCCGACGCGGAAGTCGTTGCCGAACACCGGGAAGAGGCCATCCTCTCCCGCATCCGGAACCTGATTGAACCCGGGGGAGAACCGTCTCCCCGGGATTATCCGGTTTTCGACCTGCAGCGAAGACTTCCCTACGCGGTGATTCTCACCGGAAGGGGATGTCCCTTTCGTTGCGCCTACTGCGCCTCGGGAATACTTTTCCCGGAGTTTGAAAGACGCCCCCCGGAGGAGGTCTTTCGGGAAATTCTCTTCTGGCACGAACGATACGGAGTGAGGGACTTTGCCTTTTACGACGACGCCCTGCTGGTGGACTTCGAGGGGCACCTGGGGGTTGTTCTGGAGAGGGTCCTTTCGCGGGGGCTTGCGGTGCGTTTTCACGCCCCCAACGCCCTTCACGCCCGATTTCTTTCCGCGGAGGTGGCCCGTTTGCTGCGTCGGGCCGGTTTCGTAACCGTGCGTCTGGGGTTAGAGACCCTGGATCGCCGCTACGACCGGAAGGTAAGCCGTGAGGAATTCGAGGCGGCGGTGGCGGCCCTCCGGGAGGCCGGCTATCGCCGGGAGGAAATAGGGGTTTATCTGCTCTTCGGCCTTCCGGGGCAGAGTCTTTTCGAGGTGCGAGAGGCCGCGGAGTATGTGGCCTCGGTGGGGGCCCGCCCCATCCTGGCCGAGTATTCCCCGGTGCCCGGAACGCCCCTTTTTGAGGAGGCCGAAACTCGTTCCCGCTATCCCCTTTCCGAGGACCCCCTTTTTCATAACAATTCCCTGTTTCCGGCCTTTCCCGATCCGGACTGGGAGGCTATAGAAGAACTAAAGGTCTATGTGCGGGCTCTCGGGGCATGA